AAAGATCCGTTAGTGAATCATCTCCGCGAACAGTTGAACGCAGGACCGGAAATCGTGGTTGAAGATTTACAGCCAATTGAAGAACTGGCTGTGGATATTGTAGTTGAACCCGATCCTGCAGTTACCAGTCAAATAACTCGTCTTGATATCCGCGCTTATGCTTTGTCGAATAAATTGTTGATTTTAAGTGATGTACCAGCGGTATTTTCACAGCAAGAAGAGATTGAGCGTCTTGCATTGAAAATGGGTCAGGCGCTTTTAAAGCAACCGATAGATGAATGGCAGGGTAGTGCATTTTCTTGGCCGGGTGCGTTACGAAATCAGCATTTTCTAAGACGTACAGATTGGCTTTTTGGTGCGTTAGAAAGCTATGTGGCGCGGTTGGTAAAAGGTTTTCCTGATACGCCAATGTTGGTGCTTGCGGGTTCGCAGATTACTCAGATGGTGGAAGACTTGCCGCCAGAAAGCCCATTGAAACACTATCCTACCGCGTGTATCGTGAGTTTGTCTGAGCTGCATCGTATTCCTGAGTTACGCAAAGACGCATGGGAAGTCATGCAGTCTTGTCTTTTTCGTTAACCTCGCTCACGGCTAATTTGGCACTGAATTTTATGACTCCTTCCGTTTTTATTCGTCAGGCGCTTGCGTCTGATTTGCCTTCTATTATTCGACTTGATGCCTTGTCTAATCCTTACCCTTGGGGCGAGGCTTTGGTCGTTGATGCGTTGCAGACACGGCGAAACTGGGTCATTGAACCTGCCAGCGAATCCGTTAATACGTCGGCTAATAGTCCCGCTGATAATGTGCTGGGCTGGCTCACTGCGTCGGCGATATTTGATCAGTCTGAATTAGAATTAATTGTGATTGATTCGGCTGTCCGTAGACAGGGGCTAGCAAGAAAGTTGATGATAGTTTGGTTGCAAGCCGCCGCGCAGCAAGGAGCCTGTGAACTGTTATTGGAAGTGCGCGAGTCGAATCTTGGTGCGATCTCTTTATATGAGTCTTTGGGCTTTGAGTTGGTCGGGCGCCGTAAAAATTATTATCAAATAGAAAAAAAAGGACAAACCGAACAAGGCCACGAAGCGGCCTGTTTGTTCACGTTAAAAATGAACGTTTGAATTCTATCCTAATAAGGAGAGTAATTATGAGTAAGGTGTTGGTTCCTATTGCCAATGGCAATGAAGATATTGAAACCATTACGATTATCGATGTACTGCGCCGTGGTGGTTTAACGGTAACCGTGGCGAGTGTGCATGAGTCCAAACATATAGTGGCGGCACACGGTTCTAAACTAGAAGCGGATGTTTTGTTAACGGACGTGGCGGATCAAATGTTTGACGCCATTGTATTGCCAGGTGGTATGCCGGGCGCTGAGCATCTGCGCGACTGTGCATTGCTGATTGATATGCTGGAAAAACATGACATTCAAGACACGCTTTTGGCGGCTATTTGTGCATCGCCTGCGGTGGTATTTGGTACGCATGGTTTTCTCGTTGATAAACAAGCGACCTGCTATCCCGGTTTTGAAAGCGGTTTGAGCGGCGCTGAATACATTGCTAATGAACCTGTGGTGATGGATGGTAATATTTTGACGGGCAAAGGGCCTGCTGCCGCAATGGTCTTTTCATTGACCGTGCTAGGTAACTTAAAAGGCTATGAAACTGCGCAAAGTGTAGCGGATGGATTGTTGTGCTAATTGGCTTTGCCACGGCTTCCTTATTCTTGACTAAGAAGTCAAGAAAAAATACGCGCAACCTCCGTATTTTTGCCTGTTTTCTTGGCAATTCGGTGGACGCAAAAGTCGTATCGGAGTAGAATTGGGCAGATTTTTTGAACGCGAGATCTATTAATTATCGATTAATAGATGGACGGCAAAAACGCAATATCTTAAAAGCGAGATGGGCTATTGGCTCTTCTCGCTTTTTTGCAACCTGATAGGCTCTAAATGGGAGGTTCCTTTGGCAACATCAGCGATTCTAGCTCTGGAAGACGGCACTGTATTTAAAGGCGTGTCGATCGGGGCAGATGGCTCCTCAACAGCCGAGGTGGTATTCAACACTTCGATGACTGGTTATCAAGAAATTCTTACTGATCCTTCCTATGCTCGACAAATGGTCACCTTGACCTATCCCCATATTGGGAATACTGGCGTTAACTCTGAAGATGAAGAATCCAATAAAATCTGGTGTGACGGTCTGATCATTCGTGATCTTCCCTTGGTCGCGAGCAGCTGGCGTTCACAAGAGTCATTAGACGCTTACCTGATACGCAAAGGCGTCGTCGGCATTGCGGATATCGACACTCGTAAGCTTACTCGAATCCTACGCGAGAAAGGCGCGCTAGCGGGTTGCATCATGGCAGGTGAAAACCTAGATGAAGCGGCGGCTATTGCGGCGGCTAAAGCGTTCCCTGGCCTGAAAGGCATGGACCTAGCGAAAGAAGTGACGGTAGAAAAAGCGTATGAGTGGACGGAGTCTACTTGGGATCTTGTGAAAGGCCATACGACACCAGAGACGTTTGAATTCCATGTTGTTGCTTATGACTATGGGGTGAAGCGGAACATTCTTCGCATGTTGGTTGAGCGCGGTTGCCGCTTAACGGTTGTACCGGCGACAACACCAGCAAGCGATGTATTGGCAATGAATCCAGATGGCATATTCCTTTCTAACGGCCCTGGTGATCCAGAGCCATGTGATTATGCGATTCAAGCCATTAAAGAAATTTTAGACACACAGATTCCTGTTTTTGGTATTTGTCTTGGTCATCAGTTGTTGGCGTTAGCGTCTGGCGCGAAAACGAAAAAAATGAAATTCGGCCATCATGGTGCTAACCATCCAGTACAAGCAATTGAAAAAGGTACCGTGATGATCACCAGCCAAAACCATGGTTTTGCGGTGGATGAAGACACATTACCAGCTAATCTTGTGATGACTCACAAATCTTTGTTCGATGGTTCTTTGCAGGGTATTTCCCGTACTGATAAGAGCGCGTTCAGCTTCCAAGGACATCCGGAAGCGAGCCCAGGGCCGCACGACGTTGCGCCTTTGTTCGATCAGTTCATTGAAAACATCAAAGCTTCTAAAGCTTAACCCAAAACCTAAATAGGAGCGGAACGAAACACTATGCCAAAGCGTACTGACATAAAGAGCGTTTTAATTTTAGGTGCAGGTCCTATCGTTATCGGTCAGGCCTGTGAATTTGACTACTCTGGTGCCCAAGCGTGTAAAGCCCTTCGAGAAGAAGGCATTCGCGTTATCCTAGTGAACTCAAATCCAGCCACTATCATGACAGATCCAGCGATGGCGGACTCAACGTACATTGAGCCGGTTGAGTGGCAAACGGTTGAGAAAATTATTGAGAAAGAGCGTCCAGATGCCGTGCTACCAACCATGGGTGGCCAAACGGCACTGAACTGTGCGTTGGATCTTGAGCGTCACGGCGTGCTTGCCAAATACAATGTTGAAATGATCGGCGCGACAGCCGACGCGATCGATAAAGCGGAAGACCGCAATCGCTTCGACAAAGCGATGAAGGCGATTGGTCTTGATTGTCCACGTGCTGGCATCGCGCACAACATGGAAGAAGCGGTCAAGGTACAAGCGGATTTAGGTTTCCCTTGTATTATTCGCCCTTCTTTCACCATGGGCGGCACCGGCGGCGGTATCGCATATAACATGGAAGAGTTTGAAGAAATCTGTACGCGTGGCTTGGACTTGTCTCCAACCAACGAATTACTAATCGATGAATCTTTGATCGGTTGGAAAGAGTACGAAATGGAAGTTGTCCGCGACAAAAAAGACAACTGCATCATCGTTTGTGCGATTGAAAACTTTGACGCCATGGGCGTTCACACCGGTGATTCCATTACTGTGGCGCCAGCGCAAACCTTGACGGATAAAGAATATCAAATCATGCGTAACGCCTCTTTGGCGGTATTGCGTGAGATCGGTGTCGAGACTGGCGGTTCAAACGTACAATTCGGTATGGACCCAAAAACAGGCCGTTTGGTGGTTATCGAGATGAACCCTCGTGTGTCTCGCTCATCGGCATTGGCGTCCAAAGCAACGGGTTTCCCTATCGCCAAGATCGCCGCGAAATTGGCGATTGGTTACACGCTAGACGAATTGCAGAACGACATTACGGGCGGTCAAACACCCGCCAGCTTCGAGCCTGCAATTGATTACGTTGTAACGAAGATTCCGCGTTTTACCTTCGAAAAATTCCCGACAGCGAACGATCGTTTAACGACGCAAATGAAGTCGGTTGGTGAGGTGATGGCGATTGGCCGTACTTTCCAAGAGTCTTTGCAAAAAGCCTTGCGTGGTTTGGAAGTGGGCTCTGATGGCTTCAATCCTCAGTTGGATTTTTCTGAAGAAAACAGCAAAGAAAAGCTTTCTTACGAGCTTCAGTCTCCGGGTTCAGATCGTATTTGGTACATCGGTGACGCCTTCCGTTCCGGTATGACGGTTGATGAAATTTACGCAGCGACCGGTGTTGATCATTGGTTCTTGGTACAGATTGAAGATTTGATCAAAGAAGAAGCCGGATTGGCGGACAAAGGTCTGATGGACATGACGTACGATGTGATTCGTCGATTGAAGCGTAAAGGCTTCTCTGACTCACGTCTTGCAAGTTTATTGAGTGTGACTGAAAAATCGATGCGTGAGCGTCGTTACTTGATGAACGTCCACCCAGTTTACAAGCGTGTGGATACCTGTGCAGCGGAATTTGCGACCAACACGGCTTACATGTATTCCACTTATGAAGATGAGTGTGAAGCGGCGCCAACGGATAAAGACAAAATCATCATCCTTGGTGGCGGCCCAAACCGTATTGGTCAAGGCATCGAATTTGACTACTGCTGTGTCCACGCAGCATTAGGCCTTCGCGAAGAAGGTTACGAAACCATTATGGTGAACTGTAACCCTGAAACGGTATCGACGGACTACGACACATCTGATCGTTTGTACTTCGAGCCAGTCACGCTAGAAGACGTATTAGAAATCGTCCGTAAAGAAAAACCAAAAGGCGTGATCGTACAATTTGGCGGTCAAACACCTCTTAAAATTGCTCGCGCATTGCAAAATGAAGGCGTGCCAATCATTGGTACAACGCCAGAGTCTATTGACCGTGCAGAAGATCGTGAGCGTTTCCAAAGCATGATTCAGCGTTTGGGCTACAAACAGCCACATAACGCGACGGTTCGCAGTGTTGAACAAGCGGCTGTGAAAGCGGCTGAGATTGGTTATCCGCTGGTGGTTCGTCCTTCTTATGTATTGGGCGGCCGGGCGATGGAAATCGTCTATAACGAGAAAGATCTAAATCGTTATATGACAACCGCTGTTAAAGTGTCTAATGACAGTCCAGTATTGCTTGACCACTTCTTGAATGCGGCGATTGAAATCGATATCGACTGTATTTCTGATGGCCATCAAGTCGTGATCGGCGGCATCATGCAGCACATTGAACAAGCGGGCGTTCACTCTGGTGACTCGGCGTGTTCTTTGCCACCTTACTCATTGTCCGACGATGTTCAAAACGACATCCGTGACATGATTAAAAACATGGCGCTTGAACTTGGTGTTATTGGCTTGATGAACACTCAGCTTGCAGTGCAAGATGGCGAAATTTATGTGATCGAAGTGAATCCTCGTGCCTCACGTACAGTACCTTTCGTCTCTAAGTGTATTGGTCGTTCTTTGGCGCAAGTGGCTGCCTTGGTTATGGCGGGTAAAACACTGGAAGAGCTTGGCTTCACTAAAGAAATTATTCCTTCTTACTACAGCGTGAAAGAAGCCGTCTTCCCATTCAATAAGTTCCAAGGCGTCGATCCGATCCTTGGGCCTGAAATGAAATCTACCGGTGAAGTCATGGGTGTTGGCGATACGTTCGCTGAAGCCTTTGGTAAAGCCGTGCTTGGTGGTGGTACGGTATTACCAACGTCTGGTTGTGCTTTCATCAGTGTTCGTGATGTGGACAAAGAAGGCGCGGTTGCAGTTGCTCGTCGCTTAGCGGACCTAGGGTTTGACTTGGTCGGCACCGAAGGCACCGCGAAATACCTAACTGAAAACGGTGTTGCTGTGCGTAAAGTCAACAAGGTGAACGAAGGTCGTCCACACATTGTTGATATGATGAAGAACGGCGAGATTGATTACATCATCAATACCACGTCTGGTACGCAAGCGATTACAGATTCTTCTGTGATTCGTCGTACAGCATTACAGCGTAAGGTTTGTTACACTACAACATTGGCTGGCGCAGAGGCGACTAGCTTGGCGATTGGCTTAACTGGCGAAACGAAAGTCAGAAGATTGCAAGATTTGCACTTGGGGAAATAATGAAAAAAGTACCAATGACAGTAGAGGGTGAAGCGCGCCTTAGAGTCGAGCTGAACCACCTGAAAACTGTAGTTCGTCCTCGCGTGATTGCAGATATTGCAACCGCTCGTGAGCATGGCGACTTAAAAGAAAACGCAGAATATCATGCCGCTCGTGAAGAACAGAGCTTTGCTGAAGGTCGTATTAAAGAGATCGAAGGCAAGCTGTCTGATTCACAAGTTATTGATGTGAAATCTGTACCAGCATCGTCTAAAGTGATTTTTGGCACCACAGTCACACTTTTTAATGTTGATACTGAAGACACGGTAACGTACAAAATAGTCGGCGACGACGAAGCGGATGTGAAGGTTAAGAAAATCTCTTACGCTTCACCTATCGCAAAAGCCATTATTGGGAAAGAAGAAGGCGACGAAGTTGTTGTCAAAATTCCAAGCGGCGAAGCGACGTATGAAATTGAGAAAGTTCAGTATTTGTAATTGATACTAGACTGACTTCTAAAAGCCACGATGCGAAAACATCGTGGTTTTTTTATGTCTGAGAAATGTGGAGTAAAAGTATGAGCCGAATAATTACTTTATTCGGCTCATACTATGAAATACAGCTGGCGGCACCCTGATTGGCCAAACTTCACCTTTGATGACACGCAATGTCGAGACGCTTTGTATCGGTACGCGTTAGAGGCTGGGCGTTTGTCTGGTGGAATGAGTCAGCTTGAAAATACTTTGCAGTATGATGCGTATATCGATCTCATGGTGAGCGAAGCCATCAACACCAGCCAGATAGAAGGCGAGCGTTTGAATCGTGAAGACGTGCGTTCCTCCATCAAAAACTTTTTAGGCTTGAGTAATCCTCCAACACGAGTCGCTGATCCGCTGGCAGAAGGAGTGGCGGCCTTGATGGTCGACGTGCGTAATGGCTTTGCTGGCGAACTCATAAAATCTACTTTGTTTCATTGGCATCAATTAGTTCTTCTACAACAAGAAAATAGTCTACTGCCTCGTAACCTAAAAGTTGGTCAATGGCGAGATTCCGAAGAGCCTATGCAAATCGTCTCTGGTCCGATTGGTTATGAAAAAGTGCATTACGAAGCGCCACCATCAAATCAAGTCGATGCAGAAATAAGCCGATTTCTAGATTGGTTTAACCGCTCTAACCCATTAAAAGTAGAGCGAGATATCGTTCTTTCTGGGCCAGTACGTTCGGCTATTGCGCATTTATGGTTTGAAACTATTCACCCATTTGATGATGGCAACGGCCGAGTAGGGCGAGCGATTGCCGAAACGGCGTTGGCTCAAGACCTGAATCGACCGCCATTACTTAGCTTGTCGACCATCATAGAGAAAGACAAAAACGCCTATTACAACGGACTGAACAAAGCCAGCCAGTTCAATTTA
This genomic stretch from Marinomonas primoryensis harbors:
- the greA gene encoding transcription elongation factor GreA; translated protein: MKKVPMTVEGEARLRVELNHLKTVVRPRVIADIATAREHGDLKENAEYHAAREEQSFAEGRIKEIEGKLSDSQVIDVKSVPASSKVIFGTTVTLFNVDTEDTVTYKIVGDDEADVKVKKISYASPIAKAIIGKEEGDEVVVKIPSGEATYEIEKVQYL
- the carA gene encoding glutamine-hydrolyzing carbamoyl-phosphate synthase small subunit translates to MATSAILALEDGTVFKGVSIGADGSSTAEVVFNTSMTGYQEILTDPSYARQMVTLTYPHIGNTGVNSEDEESNKIWCDGLIIRDLPLVASSWRSQESLDAYLIRKGVVGIADIDTRKLTRILREKGALAGCIMAGENLDEAAAIAAAKAFPGLKGMDLAKEVTVEKAYEWTESTWDLVKGHTTPETFEFHVVAYDYGVKRNILRMLVERGCRLTVVPATTPASDVLAMNPDGIFLSNGPGDPEPCDYAIQAIKEILDTQIPVFGICLGHQLLALASGAKTKKMKFGHHGANHPVQAIEKGTVMITSQNHGFAVDEDTLPANLVMTHKSLFDGSLQGISRTDKSAFSFQGHPEASPGPHDVAPLFDQFIENIKASKA
- a CDS encoding DJ-1 family glyoxalase III, whose product is MSKVLVPIANGNEDIETITIIDVLRRGGLTVTVASVHESKHIVAAHGSKLEADVLLTDVADQMFDAIVLPGGMPGAEHLRDCALLIDMLEKHDIQDTLLAAICASPAVVFGTHGFLVDKQATCYPGFESGLSGAEYIANEPVVMDGNILTGKGPAAAMVFSLTVLGNLKGYETAQSVADGLLC
- a CDS encoding GNAT family N-acetyltransferase produces the protein MTPSVFIRQALASDLPSIIRLDALSNPYPWGEALVVDALQTRRNWVIEPASESVNTSANSPADNVLGWLTASAIFDQSELELIVIDSAVRRQGLARKLMIVWLQAAAQQGACELLLEVRESNLGAISLYESLGFELVGRRKNYYQIEKKGQTEQGHEAACLFTLKMNV
- a CDS encoding Fic family protein: MKYSWRHPDWPNFTFDDTQCRDALYRYALEAGRLSGGMSQLENTLQYDAYIDLMVSEAINTSQIEGERLNREDVRSSIKNFLGLSNPPTRVADPLAEGVAALMVDVRNGFAGELIKSTLFHWHQLVLLQQENSLLPRNLKVGQWRDSEEPMQIVSGPIGYEKVHYEAPPSNQVDAEISRFLDWFNRSNPLKVERDIVLSGPVRSAIAHLWFETIHPFDDGNGRVGRAIAETALAQDLNRPPLLSLSTIIEKDKNAYYNGLNKASQFNLDITDWVKWFVDSVLLAQQEAAQKVDFALKKAKFWEKHKHTELNERQQKVLNKLFNAGSDGFEGGLSAKKYISITSSSKATATRDLGDLVEKECLCRLEGGGRNARYGVAI
- the carB gene encoding carbamoyl-phosphate synthase large subunit codes for the protein MPKRTDIKSVLILGAGPIVIGQACEFDYSGAQACKALREEGIRVILVNSNPATIMTDPAMADSTYIEPVEWQTVEKIIEKERPDAVLPTMGGQTALNCALDLERHGVLAKYNVEMIGATADAIDKAEDRNRFDKAMKAIGLDCPRAGIAHNMEEAVKVQADLGFPCIIRPSFTMGGTGGGIAYNMEEFEEICTRGLDLSPTNELLIDESLIGWKEYEMEVVRDKKDNCIIVCAIENFDAMGVHTGDSITVAPAQTLTDKEYQIMRNASLAVLREIGVETGGSNVQFGMDPKTGRLVVIEMNPRVSRSSALASKATGFPIAKIAAKLAIGYTLDELQNDITGGQTPASFEPAIDYVVTKIPRFTFEKFPTANDRLTTQMKSVGEVMAIGRTFQESLQKALRGLEVGSDGFNPQLDFSEENSKEKLSYELQSPGSDRIWYIGDAFRSGMTVDEIYAATGVDHWFLVQIEDLIKEEAGLADKGLMDMTYDVIRRLKRKGFSDSRLASLLSVTEKSMRERRYLMNVHPVYKRVDTCAAEFATNTAYMYSTYEDECEAAPTDKDKIIILGGGPNRIGQGIEFDYCCVHAALGLREEGYETIMVNCNPETVSTDYDTSDRLYFEPVTLEDVLEIVRKEKPKGVIVQFGGQTPLKIARALQNEGVPIIGTTPESIDRAEDRERFQSMIQRLGYKQPHNATVRSVEQAAVKAAEIGYPLVVRPSYVLGGRAMEIVYNEKDLNRYMTTAVKVSNDSPVLLDHFLNAAIEIDIDCISDGHQVVIGGIMQHIEQAGVHSGDSACSLPPYSLSDDVQNDIRDMIKNMALELGVIGLMNTQLAVQDGEIYVIEVNPRASRTVPFVSKCIGRSLAQVAALVMAGKTLEELGFTKEIIPSYYSVKEAVFPFNKFQGVDPILGPEMKSTGEVMGVGDTFAEAFGKAVLGGGTVLPTSGCAFISVRDVDKEGAVAVARRLADLGFDLVGTEGTAKYLTENGVAVRKVNKVNEGRPHIVDMMKNGEIDYIINTTSGTQAITDSSVIRRTALQRKVCYTTTLAGAEATSLAIGLTGETKVRRLQDLHLGK